A single window of Hyla sarda isolate aHylSar1 chromosome 2, aHylSar1.hap1, whole genome shotgun sequence DNA harbors:
- the CLNS1A gene encoding methylosome subunit pICln codes for MLGVLSSFPPPAEGVRRLQPGTEAVMSGQKLGAGTLYIAESRLSWLNSSGLGFSLEYPTISLHAISRDTAAYPEEHLYVMVNTKLADNDTNEAKMKDEGEDNGQEEEEEEEDDDDDDDEEPITEIRFVPENKSDLSEMFSAMCDCQALHPDPEDADSDDDFEGEEYDVEAHEQGLADIPTFYTYEEGLSHLTSEGQATLERLEGMLANSVSNQHTMAGVRTEDSAADYEDGMDVEAVPTEAGQFEDADVEH; via the exons ATGTTGGGAGTGCTGAGCAGTTTCCCGCCGCCCGCTGAAGGGGTGAGGCGGCTCCAGCCCGGGACTGAGGCGGTGATGAGCGGGCAGAAACTGGGGGCCGGCACCCTGTACATCGCCGAGAG TCGGCTGTCATGGCTCAACAGCTCCGGCCTGGGCTTCTCTTTGGAATATCCCACCATCAGTCTACACGCCATCTCCAGAGACACCGCCGCCTACCCTGAGGAGCATCTCTATGTGATGGTGAACACCAAGCTGGCCG acAATGATACAAATGAAGCTAAGATGAAAGATGAGGGAGAGGACAATGgacaagaggaggaggaggaggaggaagatgatgatgacgacgatgatgAGGAGCCAATCACGGAGATCCGATTTGTTCCTGAGAATAAATCAGATT TGAGTGAGATGTTCTCCGCCATGTGTGACTGCCAGGCTCTGCACCCCGATCCAGAAGATGCGGATTCAGATGATGATTTTGAAGGAGAGGAGTATGATGTGGAGGCACATG AACAAGGCCTAGCAGACATCCCCACGTTTTACACATATGAGGAAGGCTTGTCCCATCTCACCTCTGAAGGTCAGGCCACTCTGGAGCGGTTAGAAGGAATGCTGGCCAATTCTGTCTCCAATCAGCACACCATGGCCGGGGTCCGCACCGAAGACTCTGCTGCGGATTATGAAG